A single region of the Pseudorhodoplanes sp. genome encodes:
- the sufC gene encoding Fe-S cluster assembly ATPase SufC, protein MSLLEVKNLHVEIDGKKILNGLDLTIEKGKVHAIMGPNGSGKSTLAYVLAGKEDYDVTEGDILYNGESVLAMEPDERAAKGIFLAFQYPIEIPGVATMTFLRTALNAQRKARGEDELSTPEFLKLVREKSGELGISQEMLKRAVNVGFSGGEKKRNEVLQMAMLQPKLAVLDETDSGLDIDALKIVADGVNRLRSPDRGFVVITHYQRLLDYIVPDVVHVLSKGRIVKTGGKDLALELEASGYSQFQQEEAA, encoded by the coding sequence ATGTCTTTGCTTGAAGTGAAAAATCTGCATGTCGAAATCGACGGCAAGAAGATCCTCAACGGCCTCGATCTGACGATCGAGAAGGGCAAGGTGCATGCGATCATGGGCCCGAACGGGTCCGGCAAGTCGACGCTCGCCTATGTGCTCGCCGGCAAGGAAGACTATGATGTCACCGAGGGTGACATTCTCTACAACGGCGAGAGCGTCCTTGCGATGGAGCCGGACGAGCGCGCGGCGAAGGGCATTTTCCTCGCCTTCCAATATCCCATCGAGATCCCTGGCGTCGCCACCATGACCTTTCTGCGTACCGCGCTGAACGCGCAGCGCAAGGCGCGCGGCGAGGACGAATTGTCGACGCCGGAATTCCTCAAGCTGGTGCGCGAGAAATCGGGTGAACTTGGCATCAGCCAGGAGATGCTCAAGCGCGCAGTCAATGTCGGATTTTCCGGCGGCGAGAAGAAGCGCAACGAGGTCCTGCAGATGGCGATGCTGCAGCCGAAGCTCGCCGTGCTGGACGAGACCGATTCCGGCCTCGACATCGACGCGCTCAAGATCGTGGCCGATGGCGTCAACCGCCTGCGTTCGCCCGATCGCGGCTTCGTCGTGATCACGCACTATCAACGTCTGCTCGATTACATCGTGCCGGACGTTGTGCACGTCTTGTCGAAGGGCCGGATCGTGAAGACGGGCGGCAAGGACCTGGCGCTTGAGCTCGAAGCCTCCGGCTACTCGCAGTTTCAGCAGGAAGAGGCGGCCTGA
- a CDS encoding diguanylate cyclase codes for MTTQGDDHERTMAFAEIALGQIKALRQPATPRNYEVWYNYATGYNPSLNELINETLARNGTLSERDIEEVYNTYLSPTRLTERIDKVSSRVMDEIEQVMSMVDSAVGNATTYSANLAGVSQQLGSADRDGLRAIVEGLVQTAKDMELANSKLEARLTASKQQINQLQENLEVVRTESLTDPLTSLSNRKFFDQALANAIAEANAQNETLSLLMTDIDHFKTFNDTFGHLTGDQVLRLVALSVKQNVQGQDIAARYGGEEFAVILPNTTLRAGVTVADHIRRAVMSKELMKRSTGEHLGRVTISIGVAVSRPGDTAQSLLSRADACLYAAKRNGRNRVICETDPELLAPVAMQVA; via the coding sequence ATGACCACACAAGGCGACGATCACGAACGCACAATGGCGTTTGCCGAAATCGCTTTGGGTCAGATCAAAGCCTTGCGCCAGCCGGCCACGCCTCGCAATTACGAAGTCTGGTACAATTACGCGACCGGCTACAATCCCTCGCTGAACGAACTGATCAACGAGACATTGGCGCGCAACGGCACGCTCTCGGAGCGCGACATCGAGGAGGTCTACAACACCTACCTCTCGCCCACCCGTCTTACCGAGCGCATCGACAAGGTCAGTTCGCGCGTCATGGACGAGATCGAACAGGTCATGTCGATGGTGGACAGCGCCGTCGGCAACGCGACGACGTATTCCGCAAACCTCGCCGGCGTCAGCCAGCAACTGGGATCGGCCGATCGCGACGGATTGCGCGCGATCGTCGAGGGACTGGTGCAGACGGCCAAGGACATGGAGCTTGCCAACAGCAAGCTGGAAGCGCGGCTGACCGCCTCGAAGCAGCAGATCAACCAGCTTCAGGAAAATCTCGAAGTCGTTCGCACCGAGAGCCTGACCGACCCGCTGACATCGCTGTCGAACCGAAAATTCTTCGATCAGGCCTTGGCGAATGCCATCGCGGAAGCGAACGCGCAGAACGAGACGCTGTCGCTGCTGATGACCGACATCGACCATTTCAAGACCTTCAACGACACCTTCGGCCATCTGACCGGCGACCAGGTGCTGCGCCTTGTCGCCTTGTCGGTGAAGCAGAATGTGCAGGGCCAGGATATCGCTGCGCGCTACGGCGGCGAGGAATTTGCAGTGATCCTGCCGAACACCACCCTGCGCGCCGGCGTGACGGTGGCGGACCATATCCGCCGCGCGGTCATGAGCAAGGAACTGATGAAACGCTCGACCGGCGAGCACCTTGGCCGCGTGACCATCTCCATCGGAGTTGCGGTCTCGCGACCTGGTGACACGGCGCAGTCCTTGCTCAGTCGCGCCGATGCCTGTCTCTATGCCGCCAAGCGCAACGGCCGCAACCGGGTGATCTGCGAAACCGATCCGGAACTCCTCGCCCCGGTCGCCATGCAGGTGGCTTAG
- a CDS encoding SUF system Fe-S cluster assembly protein encodes MTENPAAEAALSEEELSRLTDGIVSALKTVYDPEIPADIYELGLIYKVDIKNDRSVNVDMTLTTPNCPSAAELPLMVENAVASVPGVGPVKVEVVWDPPWDPSRMSDEARVVLNMW; translated from the coding sequence ATGACCGAGAATCCCGCGGCCGAAGCGGCCCTTTCGGAAGAAGAACTGTCACGCCTGACCGACGGCATCGTCTCGGCGCTGAAGACCGTCTACGATCCGGAAATCCCGGCCGACATTTATGAGCTTGGACTCATCTATAAGGTCGACATCAAGAACGACCGCTCGGTCAATGTCGACATGACGCTGACCACGCCGAATTGCCCCTCGGCGGCGGAGCTGCCGCTGATGGTCGAGAACGCGGTGGCAAGCGTCCCCGGCGTCGGCCCGGTGAAGGTTGAGGTGGTGTGGGACCCGCCGTGGGATCCGAGCCGCATGTCGGACGAGGCGAGGGTTGTTCTGAACATGTGGTGA
- the sufB gene encoding Fe-S cluster assembly protein SufB, which produces MPAVQETVEHVRRIDVDQYKYGFETLIETEKAPKGLSEDIVRFISAKKNEPEWMLEWRLEAYRRWLTMREPTWARVRYPKIDFQDIYYYAAPKKFKAPKSLEEVDPEILRTYEKLGIPLREQEILAGVLREDGSTPSRVAVDAVFDSVSVATTFKEELKKAGVIFMPISEALREHPDLVKKYIGSVVPITDNFYATLNSAVFSDGSFVYVPPGVRCPMELSTYFRINEKNTGQFERTLIIADKGSYVSYLEGCTAPTRDENQLHAAVVELVALEGAEIKYSTVQNWYPGDAEGRGGVFNFVTKRGDCREKNAKISWTQVETGSAITWKYPSVILRGDNSRGEFYSIAISNGYQQVDSGTKMLHLGKNTTSRIISKGISAGKSQNTYRGLVSAHRKASGARNFTNCDSLLIGNKCGAHTVPYLEAKNSSAVFEHEATTSKISEDMLFYCRQRGLSAEEATALVVNGFVKDVLQQLPMEFAVEAQKLISISLEGSVG; this is translated from the coding sequence ATGCCGGCCGTACAAGAGACCGTCGAGCACGTTCGCCGTATCGACGTTGATCAATACAAATACGGGTTCGAAACCCTTATCGAAACCGAAAAAGCCCCCAAGGGCCTGTCCGAAGACATCGTCCGTTTCATTTCGGCAAAGAAGAACGAGCCCGAATGGATGCTCGAGTGGCGGCTTGAGGCCTATCGGCGATGGCTGACCATGCGCGAGCCCACCTGGGCGCGGGTGCGCTATCCGAAAATCGATTTCCAGGACATCTACTATTACGCCGCGCCGAAGAAGTTTAAGGCGCCGAAGTCGCTCGAAGAGGTCGATCCCGAAATCCTGCGCACCTACGAAAAGCTCGGAATTCCGCTGCGCGAGCAGGAAATCCTCGCCGGCGTGTTGCGCGAAGATGGCTCTACGCCCTCGCGCGTCGCCGTTGATGCCGTGTTCGACTCGGTCTCGGTTGCGACCACCTTCAAGGAAGAACTCAAAAAGGCTGGCGTGATCTTCATGCCGATCTCCGAGGCTCTGCGCGAGCATCCGGACCTCGTGAAGAAATATATCGGCTCCGTGGTGCCGATCACCGACAACTTCTATGCGACCCTGAATTCGGCGGTGTTCTCGGACGGCTCCTTTGTCTACGTGCCGCCGGGTGTGCGTTGCCCGATGGAGCTGTCGACCTATTTCCGCATCAACGAGAAGAACACCGGCCAGTTCGAGCGCACGCTGATCATCGCCGACAAGGGCTCGTATGTGAGTTACCTGGAAGGCTGCACCGCGCCAACTCGCGATGAGAACCAGTTGCACGCCGCAGTGGTCGAGCTCGTGGCGCTGGAAGGCGCCGAGATCAAATATTCGACGGTGCAGAACTGGTATCCGGGCGACGCCGAAGGTCGCGGCGGCGTGTTCAACTTCGTCACCAAGCGTGGCGATTGCCGGGAGAAGAACGCGAAGATTTCCTGGACTCAGGTCGAGACCGGTTCGGCAATTACCTGGAAATACCCAAGCGTTATCCTGCGCGGCGACAATTCACGCGGCGAATTCTACTCGATCGCGATTTCGAACGGCTACCAGCAGGTCGATTCCGGCACCAAGATGCTGCATCTGGGCAAGAACACGACCAGCCGCATCATCTCCAAGGGTATTTCCGCCGGCAAGTCGCAGAACACCTATCGCGGTCTCGTTTCGGCTCACCGCAAGGCATCGGGCGCGCGTAACTTTACCAATTGTGATTCTTTGTTGATTGGCAACAAATGCGGCGCCCACACGGTGCCGTATCTTGAAGCAAAGAATTCCTCGGCCGTGTTCGAACACGAAGCCACGACCTCGAAGATTTCCGAGGACATGCTGTTCTATTGCCGCCAGCGCGGGCTGTCCGCCGAAGAGGCAACGGCGCTTGTGGTCAATGGCTTCGTCAAGGACGTGCTGCAGCAATTGCCAATGGAATTTGCCGTCGAGGCGCAGAAGCTGATTTCGATCTCGCTGGAAGGCTCGGTCGGTTAG
- a CDS encoding iron-sulfur cluster assembly accessory protein: MATGRPRPQAMRLTDAAAERIKDIMAKADKPFVGVRVGVKNGGCAGMAYTLEYAETANPTDEVVEDKGVRILIDPKAVLFLLGTEMDYKIDKMSAQFVFNNPNQTSACGCGESVQLTPVEEDRAGVY, translated from the coding sequence ATGGCAACTGGGCGGCCAAGACCTCAGGCGATGCGGCTGACTGATGCCGCGGCCGAGCGGATCAAGGATATCATGGCCAAGGCTGACAAGCCTTTCGTGGGCGTGCGGGTCGGTGTGAAGAATGGCGGCTGCGCCGGCATGGCCTACACCCTGGAATATGCCGAGACCGCCAATCCCACCGACGAGGTGGTCGAGGACAAGGGCGTCCGCATTCTGATCGATCCCAAGGCGGTGCTGTTCCTGCTCGGCACCGAGATGGACTACAAGATCGACAAGATGTCCGCGCAGTTCGTGTTCAACAATCCGAATCAGACCTCGGCCTGCGGCTGCGGTGAGTCCGTGCAGCTGACACCGGTTGAGGAGGATCGCGCTGGCGTATATTAG
- the sufD gene encoding Fe-S cluster assembly protein SufD codes for MNAEIRQIKTAAEQGLADAFSRVRASLPGAGAVAALREKAFSDFEARGLPHRRVEEWKYTDLRALMRDAKPLAAPPDAQAKERAKQVDTLVGDIDRRRIVFVDGVFAPDLSDFSDLESGLSIRPMAEALAQGDPLVTAHLGKVAANNDVAVALNTAFMGDGAVIRIAEGIVVEHPIHLVFITAGEKPAAAFMRSLVVVERGARAMLMESYVGPAAPDYQINSALELVIADNAHVDLIKLIGEGANALHISSLMASVGAHARFNDFTFTTGGLTVRNQLFVQFNGEEAIARVHGANLLKGRQHADTTLVATHAVGHCQSREIFKSVLDDESRGVFQGKIIVQPHAQKTDAKMLANALLLSEAAEADAKPELEIFADDVVCGHGATAGALDEDLLFYLRARGIPPKEAEALLIQAFIGDAVEGIEHAGLREVLMESVVAWLAARG; via the coding sequence ATGAACGCCGAGATCCGCCAGATCAAGACCGCGGCCGAGCAGGGGCTTGCCGACGCGTTCTCCCGCGTCAGGGCCTCGCTGCCCGGCGCCGGCGCTGTTGCCGCCCTGCGTGAGAAGGCGTTTTCGGACTTCGAGGCGCGCGGCCTGCCTCACCGGCGCGTGGAGGAGTGGAAATATACCGACCTGCGCGCGCTGATGCGCGACGCCAAGCCCTTGGCCGCACCGCCTGACGCGCAGGCCAAAGAGCGCGCAAAACAGGTCGATACTTTGGTTGGCGATATCGATCGCCGCCGCATCGTCTTCGTTGACGGCGTTTTTGCGCCGGACCTGTCCGATTTCTCCGATCTCGAAAGCGGCCTCAGCATCCGTCCGATGGCGGAAGCGCTGGCGCAGGGCGATCCGCTAGTGACGGCTCATCTCGGCAAGGTCGCTGCCAATAACGACGTGGCCGTGGCGCTCAACACCGCCTTCATGGGCGACGGCGCGGTGATCCGCATCGCCGAAGGGATCGTGGTCGAACATCCAATCCATCTTGTGTTCATCACTGCGGGCGAAAAGCCTGCGGCCGCATTCATGCGTTCCCTGGTCGTGGTGGAGCGCGGCGCGCGCGCCATGCTGATGGAAAGCTATGTCGGACCGGCCGCTCCGGACTATCAGATCAATTCCGCGCTGGAACTTGTCATCGCCGACAACGCCCATGTCGATCTCATCAAGCTGATCGGCGAGGGCGCAAATGCCCTGCATATTTCCAGTCTGATGGCCTCGGTCGGTGCGCACGCCCGTTTCAACGATTTCACCTTCACGACGGGCGGCCTGACGGTCCGCAATCAGCTCTTCGTGCAGTTCAACGGCGAGGAGGCCATTGCGCGCGTTCACGGCGCCAATCTGCTCAAGGGCCGTCAGCACGCCGATACGACGCTGGTGGCGACGCACGCCGTCGGCCATTGCCAGAGCCGCGAAATATTCAAGTCCGTGCTGGATGACGAAAGCCGCGGCGTCTTCCAGGGCAAGATCATCGTGCAGCCGCACGCGCAGAAGACCGACGCCAAGATGCTGGCCAATGCGCTGCTCCTGTCGGAGGCCGCCGAGGCGGATGCCAAGCCGGAGTTGGAAATCTTTGCCGACGATGTGGTCTGCGGCCATGGTGCGACCGCCGGTGCACTGGATGAGGACCTGCTGTTCTATCTTCGCGCCCGCGGCATCCCGCCCAAGGAAGCGGAAGCGCTGTTGATCCAGGCCTTTATCGGCGATGCCGTCGAAGGAATCGAGCATGCCGGTCTGCGCGAAGTGCTGATGGAGAGTGTCGTCGCGTGGCTGGCCGCGCGCGGCTAG
- a CDS encoding cysteine desulfurase, which translates to MNRPVTIDAYDVARIREDFPALALQVYGKKLVYLDNAASAQKPKAVLDRIQHAYTHEYANVHRGLHYLANAATEAYEGARGKVAKFINAPRKEDVIFTRNATEAINLVAYTFGRERLKDGDEIVLSIMEHHSNIVPWHFLRERQGAVIKWAPVDDDGNFLIDEFKKLLTPRTKMVAITQMSNALGTIVPVKEVVKIAKAHGIPVLVDGSQAAVHLDVDVQDIGCDFYVLTGHKIYGPSGIGVLWGKEEHLRTMPPFNGGGEMIREVFEDRVTYGDPPHKFEAGTPPIVQAIGLGAAIDYVNNIGKSRIRAHEDALVRYAHERLREINSIKIIGTAKEKGAIVSFELKGAHPHDVATIIDRSGVAVRAGTHCVMPLLARFGVTATCRASFALYNTKDEVDALAQALIKAQDIFA; encoded by the coding sequence ATGAACAGGCCCGTGACCATAGACGCCTATGATGTTGCCCGCATCCGGGAGGATTTCCCGGCGCTGGCGCTGCAGGTTTATGGCAAGAAGCTGGTCTATCTCGACAACGCGGCCTCTGCGCAAAAGCCGAAAGCGGTGCTCGACCGCATCCAGCATGCCTATACGCATGAATACGCCAACGTGCATCGCGGCCTGCACTATCTCGCCAATGCCGCGACCGAGGCCTATGAGGGCGCGCGCGGCAAGGTAGCCAAATTCATCAACGCGCCGCGCAAGGAAGATGTGATCTTCACGCGCAATGCGACGGAAGCAATCAATCTGGTTGCCTATACATTTGGGCGCGAGCGCCTGAAGGACGGCGACGAGATCGTGCTCTCGATCATGGAGCACCATTCCAACATCGTGCCCTGGCATTTCCTGCGCGAGCGGCAGGGCGCGGTCATCAAATGGGCGCCGGTCGATGACGATGGCAATTTCCTGATCGACGAGTTCAAAAAACTGCTGACGCCGCGCACGAAGATGGTCGCGATCACGCAAATGTCGAATGCACTTGGCACCATCGTGCCGGTGAAAGAGGTGGTCAAGATCGCCAAGGCGCACGGCATTCCGGTGCTGGTCGATGGCAGCCAGGCGGCGGTGCATCTCGACGTGGACGTGCAGGACATCGGCTGCGATTTCTACGTCTTAACCGGCCACAAGATCTATGGCCCGTCCGGCATTGGTGTGCTCTGGGGGAAGGAAGAGCATCTGCGCACGATGCCGCCATTCAACGGCGGCGGCGAGATGATTCGCGAGGTGTTCGAGGATCGGGTCACCTATGGCGATCCTCCCCACAAATTCGAGGCCGGAACGCCTCCGATCGTACAGGCGATCGGTCTCGGCGCCGCGATCGACTATGTGAACAACATCGGCAAGAGCCGCATCCGGGCACACGAAGACGCTCTGGTGCGCTACGCGCATGAGCGGCTGCGCGAGATCAATTCGATCAAGATCATCGGCACCGCAAAAGAGAAGGGCGCCATCGTGTCCTTTGAGCTGAAGGGTGCGCACCCACACGATGTCGCAACCATCATCGATCGGTCCGGTGTCGCCGTGCGCGCCGGCACCCACTGCGTGATGCCGCTGCTCGCGCGGTTTGGCGTCACTGCCACTTGCCGCGCGTCCTTCGCGCTCTACAACACCAAGGATGAGGTCGATGCGCTGGCGCAGGCTCTCATCAAGGCACAGGATATTTTTGCATGA
- a CDS encoding TfoX/Sxy family protein — translation MDGEFIRDIFSAFGPVSVRRMFGGAGIFVDDLMFALIADEMIYLKVDAENARDFEREDLPPFTYAARNRRVELSYRRMPDRLYDDREELRRWAQASLAAARRAQATSSGRRARAKARTRTRR, via the coding sequence GTGGACGGCGAGTTCATCCGCGACATCTTCTCCGCCTTTGGGCCGGTTTCCGTGCGCCGCATGTTTGGCGGCGCGGGCATTTTTGTCGACGATCTCATGTTCGCGCTGATCGCGGACGAGATGATCTATCTGAAGGTTGACGCGGAGAATGCCCGCGACTTCGAGCGGGAAGACCTGCCCCCCTTCACCTATGCCGCGAGGAACAGACGCGTGGAGCTGTCCTATCGCCGCATGCCGGACCGCTTGTATGACGATCGGGAGGAATTGAGGCGTTGGGCGCAGGCATCCCTTGCGGCGGCGCGCCGCGCTCAGGCGACGTCGTCAGGCCGTCGAGCGCGTGCAAAAGCGCGCACCAGAACGCGCCGCTGA
- a CDS encoding cysteine desulfurase family protein: protein MPERAYLDWNATAPLRPEARVACIEALGLIGNPSSVHGEGRAVRRVIEAARAKVAVLVGTDPAQVIFTSGGTEANMLALTPMIEDGTSKQHRDLLLVSAIEHPSVSHGGRFPRHQVGEVPVTAAGVIDLDMLRRMLKPGASALVSVMLANNETGVIQPIREAADIVHEAGGLLHVDAVQGPGRIAFDIKALGADLLTLSAHKLGGPKGAGALVLREGLHIADPLIRGGGQERGARAGTENVAALAGFGAAAEAAAGSLEADAVRMAGLRDQLEAGVRARTPDAVIFGADAPRLPNTTLFAVAGMKAETAVIAFDLEGVAVSSGAACSSGKVQPSHVLAAMGVDKTLARGAVRVSLGALTTESQVGAFLKAWNKLSESLGKERRGIAA from the coding sequence ATGCCTGAGCGGGCCTATCTGGACTGGAATGCCACAGCGCCCCTGCGCCCCGAGGCGCGGGTGGCCTGTATCGAGGCATTGGGTCTGATCGGAAACCCGTCGTCCGTTCATGGTGAGGGCCGTGCGGTCCGTCGGGTGATAGAGGCGGCACGCGCCAAAGTCGCGGTACTTGTCGGCACAGACCCTGCCCAGGTGATTTTCACCTCAGGCGGGACCGAAGCGAACATGCTGGCGCTGACCCCGATGATTGAGGACGGAACCAGCAAGCAGCATCGCGATCTGCTTCTGGTGTCTGCCATCGAGCATCCCTCGGTCAGCCATGGCGGCCGGTTTCCACGCCATCAGGTGGGCGAGGTACCGGTGACGGCAGCCGGCGTGATTGATCTCGACATGTTGCGGCGAATGCTGAAGCCGGGCGCATCCGCGCTGGTGTCGGTCATGCTGGCCAATAACGAGACCGGGGTTATTCAACCGATCCGTGAAGCCGCTGACATTGTGCATGAAGCCGGCGGGCTGCTGCATGTCGACGCCGTTCAGGGACCCGGTCGGATCGCTTTCGACATCAAGGCACTGGGCGCAGACCTTCTGACCCTGTCGGCCCACAAGCTGGGCGGACCCAAGGGGGCCGGGGCGCTGGTCCTGCGCGAGGGCCTGCATATCGCTGATCCGCTGATCCGGGGTGGTGGGCAGGAACGCGGCGCGCGGGCCGGAACCGAAAATGTCGCCGCCCTTGCCGGGTTCGGCGCCGCGGCCGAGGCGGCCGCGGGCTCGCTGGAGGCCGACGCCGTTCGTATGGCGGGATTGCGCGACCAGCTTGAAGCGGGGGTCAGGGCCCGGACGCCCGATGCGGTCATTTTCGGTGCCGACGCTCCAAGGCTGCCGAATACAACCCTGTTTGCCGTTGCCGGCATGAAGGCCGAGACGGCGGTCATCGCCTTTGATTTGGAAGGGGTTGCGGTGTCGTCGGGCGCCGCGTGTTCCTCGGGCAAGGTGCAGCCGTCGCATGTCCTGGCCGCCATGGGGGTCGATAAGACCCTGGCGCGCGGGGCCGTAAGGGTGAGTTTGGGGGCTTTGACCACTGAATCCCAGGTCGGGGCCTTCCTCAAAGCTTGGAATAAGTTATCGGAATCATTAGGTAAGGAGCGACGTGGAATAGCCGCTTGA
- a CDS encoding alpha/beta fold hydrolase translates to MPEALPILLVPGLNCSPRLYAAQMPALWAFGPVTVADHRRDETMEAIAGRILRDAPPRFALAGLSMGGYVAMAIQRTAPERVAKLALLDTGPRADTPQQTENRKRQIDIAAHDRFAEIPGLQWPMLVHKNRQHDEALKGVVVQMAEETGADAFVRQQRAIMARPDSRPGLSKIACPTLILVGDGDQLTPPELSEEMNALIPGSRLVKVPDCGHLSTLERPDVVTRALVNWMQS, encoded by the coding sequence ATGCCTGAAGCCTTGCCGATTCTGCTGGTGCCCGGCCTGAATTGCTCGCCACGGCTTTACGCCGCGCAGATGCCGGCCCTTTGGGCCTTCGGGCCGGTCACGGTCGCCGACCACCGCCGCGATGAGACGATGGAGGCCATTGCCGGCCGCATCCTCCGCGACGCGCCGCCGCGTTTCGCCTTGGCCGGGCTGTCCATGGGCGGCTATGTCGCCATGGCGATCCAGCGGACGGCGCCGGAGCGGGTGGCGAAGCTGGCTTTGCTCGATACCGGACCGCGCGCCGACACGCCCCAGCAGACCGAGAACCGCAAGCGTCAGATCGATATCGCCGCGCACGACCGGTTCGCTGAAATTCCCGGCCTGCAATGGCCGATGCTGGTGCACAAGAACCGCCAGCATGACGAGGCGCTGAAGGGGGTCGTGGTTCAGATGGCGGAGGAGACCGGCGCCGATGCCTTCGTGCGCCAGCAGCGCGCCATTATGGCGCGCCCAGATTCGCGTCCGGGCCTGTCGAAGATCGCGTGCCCGACGCTCATTCTCGTGGGCGACGGAGATCAATTAACTCCGCCGGAGCTGTCCGAGGAAATGAACGCACTTATTCCAGGCAGCCGCCTTGTGAAGGTGCCTGATTGCGGGCATCTGTCGACGCTGGAGCGGCCGGACGTCGTGACGCGCGCCCTGGTCAATTGGATGCAGAGCTAG
- a CDS encoding DEAD/DEAH box helicase: MSFSQLGLSDKVLSAVQAAGYTTPTPIQSQAIPHVLARRDVLGIAQTGTGKTAAFTLPMITMLESGRARARMPRTLILEPTRELAAQVQENFEKYGAGQKLNVALLIGGVSFDDQDSKLTRGVDVLIATPGRLLDHFERGRLLLTGVELLVIDEADRMLDMGFIPDIERICKLVPFTRQTLFFTATMPPEIQRITEQFLHTPVKVEVSRPATAATTITQQLVKTGREPHEKRETLRRLIRAQDPFKNAIIFCNRKREVAQLHRSLVKHGFNAVCLHGDMEQSARMAALDKFRQGEAKLLVASDVAARGLDIPDVSHVFNFDVPHHADDYVHRIGRTGRAGKSGVAITIVAPADTKSLAAIEKLIGQSIAWTGDMPSPSEAEGDSRPRKSRARHRNGSRQENQDETRQETRKGRSQKQAPVAQISDARRNKPAANDSAEADMSHLPAFLLRPVVRLKA, encoded by the coding sequence ATGTCCTTCTCTCAACTCGGCTTGTCCGACAAGGTTTTATCCGCTGTCCAAGCGGCCGGTTATACGACACCCACACCCATTCAGAGCCAGGCCATTCCGCACGTTCTGGCGCGGCGTGATGTACTCGGCATCGCCCAGACCGGCACCGGCAAGACCGCGGCGTTCACGCTGCCGATGATCACCATGCTGGAGAGCGGCCGCGCGCGGGCGCGCATGCCGCGCACGCTGATTCTTGAGCCAACGCGCGAACTCGCCGCGCAGGTGCAGGAAAATTTCGAGAAATACGGCGCCGGCCAGAAGCTGAACGTCGCCTTGCTGATCGGCGGCGTATCCTTCGACGATCAGGATTCCAAGCTGACGCGCGGCGTTGATGTGCTGATCGCCACGCCGGGCCGCCTGCTCGATCACTTCGAACGCGGACGTCTGTTGCTCACCGGCGTTGAATTGCTGGTCATCGATGAAGCCGACCGCATGCTCGACATGGGCTTCATTCCCGATATCGAACGCATCTGCAAATTGGTGCCGTTCACCCGCCAGACGCTGTTCTTCACTGCGACGATGCCGCCGGAAATCCAGCGCATCACCGAGCAATTCCTGCACACGCCGGTGAAGGTCGAGGTGTCGCGTCCGGCGACGGCAGCCACCACCATCACCCAGCAGCTGGTGAAGACCGGGCGCGAACCGCACGAGAAGCGTGAGACCCTGCGCCGCCTGATCCGCGCGCAAGATCCCTTCAAGAACGCCATCATCTTCTGCAACCGCAAGCGCGAGGTCGCGCAGTTGCACCGTTCGCTAGTCAAGCACGGCTTCAACGCCGTCTGTCTGCACGGCGACATGGAGCAGTCCGCACGCATGGCGGCGCTCGACAAATTCCGCCAGGGCGAAGCGAAGCTGCTGGTCGCCTCCGACGTTGCCGCGCGCGGCCTCGATATTCCGGATGTGAGCCACGTCTTCAATTTCGACGTGCCTCACCACGCCGACGATTATGTCCACCGCATCGGCCGCACTGGTCGCGCCGGCAAGAGCGGCGTCGCAATCACCATCGTCGCCCCGGCCGACACGAAGTCGCTGGCGGCGATTGAGAAGCTGATTGGCCAGAGCATCGCCTGGACCGGCGACATGCCCTCGCCGAGCGAAGCAGAGGGCGACAGCCGCCCGCGCAAGTCTCGTGCGCGTCACCGCAACGGATCGCGACAGGAAAACCAAGACGAGACGCGCCAGGAAACACGCAAAGGCAGATCGCAAAAGCAGGCACCGGTCGCGCAGATCAGCGATGCACGCCGCAACAAGCCGGCTGCGAATGACAGCGCAGAGGCCGATATGTCGCATTTGCCGGCGTTTCTGCTGCGTCCGGTGGTGCGTTTGAAAGCCTGA
- a CDS encoding VOC family protein, with protein sequence MPKLDRVLETALYVDDLERAANFYEQVLDLPLLTSDARFRAYDVGGNNVLLLFARGATLETVHLPGGTIPPHDGHGPLHVAFAIAAEVLPRWEERLESQNIEIEGRTEWPRGGRSIYFRDPDGHLLELATPGLWTTY encoded by the coding sequence ATGCCGAAGCTTGATCGCGTGCTTGAGACCGCCCTTTATGTCGATGACCTTGAGCGGGCGGCGAATTTCTACGAACAGGTTTTGGATCTGCCGCTTCTGACCTCGGACGCGCGTTTTCGCGCTTATGACGTGGGCGGCAACAACGTGCTGCTGTTGTTCGCGCGCGGCGCCACCCTCGAAACGGTGCATCTGCCGGGCGGCACGATCCCGCCGCATGATGGTCACGGACCGTTGCACGTGGCTTTTGCGATAGCGGCTGAGGTGCTTCCGAGGTGGGAAGAGCGGCTCGAATCGCAGAATATCGAGATCGAGGGCCGGACCGAATGGCCGCGCGGCGGGCGCAGCATCTATTTTCGCGATCCGGATGGGCATTTGCTGGAACTGGCGACGCCCGGCCTCTGGACGACGTACTGA